One region of Diabrotica undecimpunctata isolate CICGRU chromosome 6, icDiaUnde3, whole genome shotgun sequence genomic DNA includes:
- the LOC140444397 gene encoding uncharacterized protein, which produces MPNDDYKVVIKADKRPSGTHERTFNAPTVDEVAILIVGEQLEKRDIVLTRRDTGQLQQISETHRSYDALQYPLMFWQEDGYYFNIKMINPLNGEETTKKVSSMNYYAYRLMIRQNADNYLLRFRRLFQQYCVDMYVKIETERLTFIRLNQAKLRSEEYIHLRDAVSTERNAANIGRLTILPVTYIGSPRHMHEYAQDAMTYVRHYGRPDLFITFTCNPKWIEITQLLLPGQTSNDRHGITARIFRQKIRSLMNFIVKQRVFGDTRCWMYSIEWQKRGLPHAHILIWLVERIQPDQIDDIICAEISDHEVDPDLHDVVTTNMIHGPCGAINPQSPCMVDGKCSKRYPRKLTAETVTGNDGYPLYRGRSPDDNGRTVTTKVKRMDFVVDNSWIVPYSPLISKTFKTHCNVEYCNSKTASEQYVTRGTDMAVFGLQSSNTNDEISRYQVGRYVNCNEAIWRIFAFPIHERHPTVIHLAVHLENCQRVYFTASNATQRAETPPATTLTSFFAICQSDQFARTLLYSEMPRYYTWNASSKNFQRRKQGDAVPGYRDVRSTDALGRMYTVHPKNDECFYLRLLLVNVRGPTSFETLRTVNGVIFPTYRAACEELNLLENDTHWDTTIAEAIISASPSQIRTLFAIIISTCFPSNPCNLWHKYKDSMSKDILHQSRVSSRNHDIEMNEEIHNRALLLIEDMCYLMCGNLLIRLGMPAPNREMNDAFNRELEREREYDHQEFDLVVQRNVPLLNYQQKEVYDTLMKAIADENGGLYFLDAPGGTGKTFLMSLVLATVRARSNIAVAVASSGIAATLLEGCRTAHSAFKLPLNLQTIEEPTCNIAKHSAMAKVLAASKIIIWDECTMAHKRALEALNRTLKDLRNDSRCFGGAMILLPNTASNSKIYGCR; this is translated from the exons ATGCCAAATGATGACTATAAAGTTGTCATCAAAGCAGATAAACGACCATCTGGAACACACGAACGCACATTTAATGCTCCAACAGTAGACGAAGTTGCCATCCTGATTGTTGGTGAACAATTGGAAAAACGCGATATTGTGCTTACACGTCGCGATACTGGGCAACTGCAACAAATATCTGAAACTCATCGATCATATGACGCATTGCAATACCCACTGATGTTTTGGCAAGAAGAtggatattattttaatattaaaatgataAATCCATTGAATG gtGAAGAAACTACAAAGAAAGTTAGCTCAATGAATTATTATGCATATCGTTTGATGATTCGTCAAAATGCTGACAACTATTTGCTGCGGTTTCGTCGATTGTTTCAGCAGTATTGCGTTGACATGTATGTAAAAATAGAAACGGAACGTTTAACATTTATTAGGTTGAACCAAGCCAAACTGCGTTCTGAGGAGTACATCCATTTACGTGATGCAGTTAGTACTGAAAGAAATGCAGCTAATATTGGTCGATTAACTATTCTGCCGGTGACGTACATTGGTAGCCCACGTCATATGCATGAATATGCACAAGATGCAATGACATATGTTCGTCATTACGGCCGGCCAGATCTCTTTATTACTTTTACCTGTAATCCAAAATGGATAGAAATTACTCAATTGCTGCTTCCCGGACAAACATCAAATGATAGACACGGCATCACAGCACGTATATTCAGGCAAAAAATTCGGTCCCTGATGAACTTTATTGTTAAACAACGCGTCTTTGGAGATACTCGATGCTGGATGTATTCAATCGAATGGCAAAAGCGAGGCCTGCCGCACGCACACATTCTTATTTGGTTAGTGGAAAGAATTCAGCCTGACCAAATAGATGATATCATATGTGCCGAGATTTCTGATCATGAAGTCGATCCAGACCTACATGATGTTGTTACTACTAATATGATTCATGGACCGTGTGGTGCCATCAATCCTCAATCACCTTGCATGGTCGATGGAAAGTGCTCTAAACGATATCCACGGAAATTAACGGCGGAGACTGTCACTGGCAACGATGGGTATCCGCTGTATCGGGGTCGATCACCAGATGACAACGGTCGAACTGTCACAACAAAAGTGAAAAGAATGGATTTCGTTGTCGACAACAGTTGGATTGTTCCATATTCGCCACTTATTTCTAAAACGTTCAAGACACATTGCAACGTTGAATACTGCAATTCA aaaacagcttcagaacaatatgtcaCGAGAGGCACTGATATGGCGGTTTTTGGATTGCAATCCTCAAATACCAATGATGAAATTTCACGCTATCAAGTTGGTCGTTATGTGAACTGTAATGAAGCGATTTGGCGTATATTCGCATTTCCAATTCACGAACGTCATCCTACTGTTATACATTTGGCGGTGCATCTGGAGAATTGTCAACGAGTATATTTCACGGCTTCGAATGCTACGCAACGTGCTGAAACACCTCCAGCAACTACATTGACCAGTTTTTTTGCAATCTGCCAAAGCGATCAGTTTGCACGAACTTTGCTTTACTCGGAGATGCCACGTTATTATACTTGGAATGCTTCATCCAAGAATTTTCAAAGACGGAAGCAAGGTGATGCGGTTCCTGGGTATCGAGATGTGCGTTCTACTGATGCTCTTGGTCGTATGTATACAGTTCATCCAAAGAATGATGAATGTTTCTATTTGCGGTTGTTGCTGGTAAATGTGCGTGGGCCAACTTCATTTGAGACACTACGAACTGTTAATGGTGTAATATTCCCAACATATCGTGCTGCATGTGAAGAATTGAACTTATTAGAAAACGATACCCATTGGGATACGACAATCGCTGAAGCCATTATCTCTGCATCTCCAAGTCAGATACGCACATTATTCGCTAtcataatttcgacatgttttccaTCAAACCCATGTAACCTGTGGCACAAATACAAGGATAGTATGTCAAAAGATATTTTACATCAAAGTCGTGTCAGTTCCAGAAATCACGATATTGAGATGAATGAGGAGATACATAATCGTGCTTTACTCTTGATCGAAGATATGTGTTACCTCATGTGCGGTAATTTATTAATCAGGTTAGGAATGCCAGCGCCAAATCGTGAAATGAATGACGCATTTAATCGAGAATTGGAACGGGAACGTGAATATGATCACCAGGAATTCGATTTAGTAGTTCAAAGGAATGTACCCCTGTTAAATTACCAACAAAAGGAAGTTTATGATACTTTAATGAAGGCAATCGCTGATGAAAATGGTGGTTTATATTTCCTAGATGCCCCTGGTGGAACTGGCAAGACATTCCTTATGTCATTAGTTTTAGCAACTGTTCGGGCGAGATCCAACATAGCGGTTGCAGTTGCTTCTTCTGGAATAGCAGCCACATTGTTAGAAGGATGCCGTACGGCTCATTCAGCATTCAAATTACCGTTAAATCTTCAAACTATTGAAGAACCAACGTGTAATATTGCAAAACACTCAGCAATGGCCAAAGTTTTAGCGGCATCGAAAATCATCATCTGGGACGAATGCACAATGGCGCATAAACGTGCATTAGAAGCACTTAACCGAACATTAAAAGATTTACGCAATGACTCGAGATGTTTTGGAGGAGCAATGATTTTACTGCCAAATACTGCCAGTAATTCCAAGATCTACGGCTGCCGATGA
- the LOC140444396 gene encoding uncharacterized protein produces MRVTLLNDTSAEDFSEQLLTIGNGQVPVDESSGLLSFPNNFCNFVSSKDELINNVFPNIISNYKNNEWLSERAILAAKNKDVDDLNYIIQNKIIGTMHSFKSIDCVTNEDEATNYPIEFLNSLDVPGLPPHNLRLKVGSVVIMLRNINQPKLQRYAFGG; encoded by the coding sequence ATGAGAGTTACATTGCTTAATGATACATCTGCTGAAGATTTCTCGGAGCAATTGCTGACTATCGGTAATGGTCAAGTACCTGTCGATGAATCGAGCGGATTACTATCATTTCCAAataatttctgtaattttgtCTCATCAAAAGACGAACTTATCAACAATgtatttccaaatattatttctaactacaaaaataatgaatGGTTGAGTGAGCGAGCAATTTTAGCGGCTAAAAATAAAGATGTAGATGACCTGAActacataattcaaaataagatCATTGGAACAATGCATTCATTCAAATCTATTGACTGCGTCACAAATGAAGATGAAGCCACCAACTatccaattgaatttttaaactctttgGACGTGCCTGGCTTACCACCTCACAATTTACGCCTAAAGGTTGGCTCCGTAGTAATCATGCTTCGAAACATAAACCAACCAAAACTGCAACGGTACGCGTTTGGTGGTTAG